The Syntrophorhabdaceae bacterium DNA window AGTTTCTTCTGAAGGACCATGTTTGTTTCGATCTGATTGATCGGGACGTGTCCGGGGCCTTCGATCATGACCTGCACGCCCTCATTAAGGGCCGCTTGGCAGAGTTCGCCCAGGATCACGAGTTCCTCGATTTGCCCCCTGTCCGTGGCATCCGCGATTGAGCCGGGCCGTAATCCATCGCCGAGACTCAGTGTCATATCATATTTTTTTGCGATGTCAACGAGTCTGTCGAATTGTTCATACAGAGGGTTTTCTTTCTTATTGACGATCATCCATTCCGCAAGAAACGCCCCGCCGCGACTGACAATGTCTGTGATCCTGCCCTGTTTCTTAAGCCGGTTTAGTGAGTTCTGTGTGACACCGCAGTGGACGGTGACAAAGTCCACACCATCCGCGCCATGTTTCTCGATCACATCAAATATGTGCCCGGGGTCCATGCGGGTGACCGGTTTTTTCTTTTTCACCGTCTCCACCGCCGCCTGGTAGATAGGTACAGTACCTACCGGTATGGGCGCCTCGGCCAGAACGATCTTGCGTATCTCATCGAGATTGCCGCCGGTGGAGAGGTCCATGAGCGCATCGGCGCCGGCATCGCAGGCCATTTTCAGCTTGGTCAACTCGTCTTTGATTCGGACGCGCTCCGGGGAGGTGCCGATATTGGCGTTCACCTTTACACAGAGGCCCTTACCCACACCCTTGGGTATAAAATTCTTACGCCTGTTGTTGGCAAGGATCGCCGCTTTGCCCTGGGCAATACTATCGCGTAGCTGAGTGATCTCAATCCCTTCATCGCCTGCCACGCGCTTCATCTCGCGGGTGAACTTGCCTTGTCGTGCCTTAATCAGTTGATTTTTCATGGTCTTTTCGTCCCCGTTCGTTCTCTCAATTTGATGTGATTCATTATGCCTGTCGATATGTAGAAGTATCCTTGCTTATCAATTCGGTAACTTTCCTTAAGCATCTCGTGCATCAATTTTTCAGAGGCAAAAAAAGCGTCTTTGGGAGAGCATCCTGCGACGAGACAGGAGATCATCGACGCGGAAAAGGAGCATCCCGTACCGTGTATTACCCTTTTCAGTCTTCTTCTCTTCCAGCGCACAAGCTCCTCGCCATCGAAAAAGATATCCACCGGGTCGCCCCGGAGATGGCCGCCCTTGACCACGACCGCCTTTGGTCCTTTCTCAAGGATAGCCCGCGCCGCTTCCTCCATGTGCTCTTCTTTTGTGATTTTCATTCCTGAGATCAATGAAGCCTCGTCGATGTTCGGCGTAACCACCGTTGCCAGGGGAAAAAGCCGTGCAATCATAGTCCCGAGACCCGCGTCAGTAATGAGCCTTAAGCCGTTCTTGGCGGTGATGACAGGATCGATGACCAGAGGGATGCGCTTGAGTTTCACGATGTGTACGATTTCCCGGACGTAGTAAGCATCGCAGGCGACCCCCACCTTGATGCCGTGAAGCGGAATCTCTTTTCCCACAATTGCTATGATCTCTTTAAAGAGCTTACCCGGTGTTGGGTTAAGAGCAACTACACCCCCCGGTCCCTGCACAACCGAGCAGGTAGGCGCTGAGAGCCCGTGCATGCCGAGGGAGAAGAACGTATCCATGTCTCTCACGATGCCGGCACCCGAAGAAGGATCGTATCCCGCCACGGTAAGAATATTCTTCATATAGACCTTGCCGACTGCCATCTATCCCCTCTTATTCTTTCATGCAGCAGACGAAAAATATATCATATTTTCATGGCCGTCAGTACCAAAAAAGGCTGAGCGGCAATGGAAAATAAGAACGGAAAGGGGGGAATGAAGATATCTTCAAGAGAGATATTCATAATTAATCATATTGCTTCAACTCGTGGTGGGTGTTCTGGGATGTGCCGTGCTCGACCGTGAGGCGCAAGTCCCGTATCAGGTAGCGAGACAGAGGGAGTCATCCGGCGAGCGCGGGCGGATGCGAGCTTTGCCGGAGGGTAGGCGAGCGTGAGAAGCCGCTTCAAGACTGCGTTTGGGAAAATGCCTGTTGACCTCGCAGCCGTAATCTATATAAAATAATTTATTAGAGAAGAGGCCAAGTGGAAGGATATATAGCGCATTACGGGTATATAGGGATCGCTATAGGCACGTTTCTCGAAGGAGAAACGACCGTGCTTCTTGGAGGGATTTTTTCCAAGCTCGGATACATGCACATCTGCATGGTCATGCTCTACGCTTTTGCAGGTACCTTTATCGGGGATTGCACGTTTTTTACCATCGGAAGGTTCTTCGGAAAGAAGATCATCGAACGGTTTGCCTTCATTCGCAGCAAGACCGCCCTCGCCAATAAGGTGATCAAAAAATACGGTAATTTCATCATCTTCATTATCCGTTTCCTCGTGGGCATACGGGTCGTGGTTCTGATCCTGCTCGGTTGCACAAACGTGAAGATGCGTAAATTTGTGCTGTTCAATATCATCAATTCGATCGTGTGGAGCATTATCGTATCCCTTATCGGATACGCCTTCGGTCAATTCATCTTCGTATTCGTGAGCGATATCAGAAAGTACGAATCCACTATCATACCTCTCGTAATGGTTTGCGTGATAACCCTGATCCTTGTTTACCGACATGTGGTCAGAAAGAAGGAGCAAAAGACCTATGGAAATGAATGAAAAACTTGTGCGGGAATTGAAGAAGAAACTGGAAATCGAGATAAGCAAGAAAGAGATTGAGATCGTCGAACATTGGCAAAAGCAGCTTGAGGCCATATACAAAAAGAAATACGAAAATCTCGGGTCTCTGCAGATCGAGATCAAAAACCTCATGGACCGCATGAGTAACCGAACGATGATCTTAACCAGGATGGTGAGGGACGAATCGTGAACGCTCGCATATTTATAGAGGCATGGGGCGGGTGGCTAAGGATTGCAAGTCGCAGTATGGCAGATAAGCGCGAGCCAATCTCTCTGGCTTGTTGGCGATGGCGCACGGTTCTCTTGCTTCCGATACTCCTGGGGATACTGTGTGCGCCCCCGGTCTTTGTTTCCTGCTCAGACGCACAGGTTCTCACTAAAAAACCTGCACCCATAGAGAAAAGGGTCGCCGATGTCGAAAAGGACGTCTTGAGGCTCGACAGGCAAGTGAATCTGTTCAATCTCGATGCCCTTCCCGACTACCTTATGCTTTGTGACAAAAAGGTGCCTATCATCAATGAAGATGTGCGCGAGAGGTTTGAGCGTGAGCTTTTCCAGTTGCTCGAAAACAGGGGATTGCTCACCATCATCGTGAAACGGTACTTCAAGTACCTTCCGACTATAGACGAGGAGATTGAGAAGATGTCGCTTCCTCCAGACCTCGTGTATCTCGCCGTTACGGAGAGCTATCTCAATCCACGTTCCATATCGAGTGCGAACGCGGCGGGCATGTGGCAATTCATCAAGGAGACGGGCCAGAAGGAAGGGCTATACATAAACGACAATATCGATGAGCGTTACAATATCAAGACATCGACACGCTCCGCGCTTGCCCACCTCAAGAAGCTCTATGACGAATTCAACGACTGGTTCATCGCTATGGCCGCCTACAACGCGGGCGCGGCCAGGCTTAGGGAAGCTATCGAGAACCAGAATACCAGGGATTTCTTCGATCTCTATCTACCCGAGGAGACAGAACGGTATGTATTCAGGGTGATGGCGCTCAAAGAGATTATCTCCAACAGAGAACGGTACGGTATCAACATAGACGATAAGGAGCTGTACAAACCGGTCAACCTGCAAGAGGTCACCCTGGAGCTGGATAAAGAGATACACAGTAACATTCTGGCCAAGGCCATGGAAGTCTCATACAGGACCTTCAAGCTATACAACCTCCAGATCAGGAAATACAAGATGCCCAAGGGAATATACCGGATCAATGTGCCCGCTGAAAAGAAGGATCTTTTTCTTAAGCACTTGAAGGGCATGAGCTACATAACGGTCTTCGTGGAGCCGCGATGAGCACCCCTTAACCCTGCAAATTCTTTTGTTCACATGGTCGCCCATAGAACCGCGGACGGCAAAGCAACGAAGTATTGTGGCGTAATGGCACGTACACAGAGGATTTTAGGGCTTGCACGTGTGGTCAACACCGCTTAAGACAGGGGGAAAGACAAGTTCTGAGTAGAAGCAATTTATTCATTGACAGAGACCCCCCCATTCAGGTATGTATAATAGATATTGTGAAAAAAAGAACGTAATAGAACACCTGTTGAAATCGATGGCTGACGTCACTTGTTGAGAGGTTAAGGCGTGTTCCAATATGTTGCGATATTCGGAATGATGTGTTTTGCGGCCATTCTCGCAGTTCTTATCATCGGTCTTTCCTACGTGTTTGGTCAGAGGACGAGAAACAAAACCAAGCTTGCCCCCTATGAGTGCGGCATGACAACGAGCGGTCCCACGCGCAGGATCATGACCATACGCTACTACATCGTGGCCATGCTCTTTCTGGTTTTCGATATCGAGATCGTCTTCCTCTACCCCTGGGCAGTTATCACGAGAAGGCTTGGCCTCTTCGGCTTCCTGGAAATGCTGGTCTTTGTCTTCATCCTCTTCGTAGGATACCTCTATGTATGGAAAAAAGGGGCATTGGAATGGGAATAGAAGATAGCGTACCCGTAAAAATGGTCGATTTTATCATCAACTGGGCGCGAAAGAATTCCCTCTTTCCCGTCACCTTCGGCCTTGCCTGCTGTGCATTGGAGATGATGGTCGCAAGCTCGGCTGAGTACGATATCGCCCGTTTCGGGGCTGAGGTTTTCAGGCCGTCGCCCAGGCAATCCGATCTCATGATTGTAGCCGGAACGCTCACCAAAAAGATGGCGCCCATGGTGAAACGGATATACGAGCAGATGCCTAACCCCAAATGGGTCATCGCCTTCGGCGCCTGCGCTTCGTCAGGGGGCATATTCAGGTCCTACAGCGTGGTGCAGGGCGTTGATCAGATCGTTCCCGTGGACGTCTATATTCCCGGATGCCCTCCGCGCCCCGAGGCCCTGCTTACCGGCCTCATGGAACTTCAGAAGAAAATCCAGAAGGAAACGATAAAAGATAGACCGTTAATCACATTACCTGGAAAGACGGCATGAGCGAGCAACAGGAACTTCTCAAAACGCTTTCGGATAGATTCGGACAGAAGATATCGGAGGCATATTTGTCCTTCGGCGAGCCGGTCGTGAAGGTGGGCAGGGACAGTCTGCGTGATCTCATTTCTTTTCTCAAGAACGACCCCGGACTCTCTTTCGATATGCTTGTCGATCTTTTCGGCGTGGACTACCCCGAGGCCGAGCCACGCTTCGAGATCGTCTATATTCTGCGCTCCACGAGGAACAACAAACGGGTGACGATAAAAACGAGAACCAGACAGACGGGTATGGACACAGTGAGCGATCTTTTTAAGGCGGCCGAATGGCTTGAGCGAGAGATATACGACATGTTCGGCGTGCAGTTCGTGAATCATCCCGATCTTCGCAGGATCTACACGGATGATGATTTTGAAGGCCATCCGTTGAGAAAGGATTTCCCTCTTCAAGGGCGCGACTACGACAAACCCTTTACCGTGACATTAGAGGAAGAAAGAAGTAAATGACAGAAACCAAATACATGACGCTCAATATGGGACCGCAGCATCCCGCAACCCACGGGGTGCTCCGGTTTGCCCTGGAGCTCGATGGCGAAACAGTTGTAAAGAGCACTCCTCACATTGGATATCTCCACCGCGGCGTGGAAAAGCTCATGGAGAGCAAGACGTACTGGCAGTCGGAGCCGCTCACCGACAGACTTGACTATACGAGCGGCATGTCGAATAACCTTGCCTATTGTCTGGCGGTCGAGAAACTGCTCGGTATCGAGATACCGAAGAGGGCTCAGTACATCCGGGTGATGTTAAGCGAACTCCAGAGGATAGCGGCCCACATACTCTGGCTTTCCACGCATGCCCTGGACATCGGCGCCATGACGCTCTTCTTTTACGGATTCCGGGAGAGGGAAAACTGTCTCAAGGTCCTGGAGACCGTATCGGGGGCCAGGCTCATGCCTGACTATATCCGTTTTGGGGGTTTAAGGGAAGATCTTCCCGATGAGTTCATGGAAAAGGCGAGGATCTTCATCGATGATTTCCCCCGAAGGGTCGATGAGTACGAAACACTGCTCACGAAGAACATCATATGGATAAAGAGGACCCAAGGCATCGGGCTAATTTCCGCGCAAGAGGCCATAAACTATAGCGTCACCGGCCCCGTGCTGCGCGCCTCAGGCGTCAATTACGATGTGCGTAAGGCCTACCCATATTCGAGTTACGAGGACTTTGATTTTGAGATACCGCTCGGGGATAAGGGCGATGTGTACGACAGGTATCTCGTGAGACTCAAGGAAATGAGGCAATCGGCAAGGATCGTCACTCAGGCCCTGGATCACCTCCCGAAAGGACCGGTACGCGCACCGGATCTTAAGCATGTGCCGCCGGAAAAGGAGTCCGTAAAAAATGACATGGCGGCCCTCATACGCCATTTCAAACTTATGGCAGATGGCGTGGAGCCGCCGAAGACAGAGGCCTACGCGTCGATCGAATCCTCCAAGGGCGAACTCGGCTTCTATATTATAAGCGATGGGACGAACCGGCCTTACAGGGTCCGTATCCGTCCGCCGTCATTCTTAAATCTCGCCTCTATTCCGAGGATGATTGAAGGAGCGCTTGTGGCAGACGTGATCGCCGCTATAGGCAGTGTCGACGTGGTGTTAGGGGAGATAGATAAGTAAGGACAGATATGGCAGACGTGATTTTCAGTTCATGGCAGGGTACGATAATCGATAACAGGGGCAAAGCCAGCAATGAATGCGCCCCGCTTCAGGTAAAGCTCCCCGATGAATTCGAAAAAGGTGTTTCTGTCAAAGCCTTCATGGGATGGGACGGCATCATCATCCGCGATGAAGCCGTGGATATTGTGGACATGTGTCTCAAATATGTGAGCGCCGTGCAGAAAGAGTCCTGCGGCAGGTGCCTGCCTTGCAGGATAGGAAGCAAGGTCATCTGGAATATGCTCAAAGAGATCGCTTCGGGCCAGGGCGGGGTGGGCCATATAGAGAAGATCAGCCAAATCGCAGCCACCATACGGGATGGGTCAAAATGTCAGATCGGGCAGACCGGTTTTGTGCCTGTTTTGCACGCCCTTCAATATTTTGCCCCCCGATTTGAGAGTGCCCTTGGAAGCGGCCAGGCGGCGCGTGAAGGGACATACCAGATCTCTGTCACCGCGCCGTGCATGAGCGTCTGTCCCACGCAACTTAACATCCCCAGATACGTGGAAGATATATACGAAGAAAGGTTCTCCGACTCCCTGGCTACCATTCGTAGTGGCACATGTCTCGCCGGCACGTTAGGCAGAGTGTGCGTGAGGCCGTGCGAATCGAATTGTAGAAGGGCCAACATCGACGAACCCGTCGCCATCAAACATCTGAAGCGATTCGCCGCCGATTACGAGATAGAAAAGAATGTCAAACCGTCTCTTGCGCGAAGTTCAGCCGAGGATGCGCCGAAATCGTCTAAGAAGGTCGCCGTGATCGGTGCCGGACCTGCCGGACTCTCCTGCGCCTACTACCTTGTACAGATGGGACACGCCGTCACCGTATTTGAGCGCTTGAGTGAGCCGGGTGGCATGGCAGCGGTCGGTATCCCCGATTATCGTCTGCCGCGCAGTATCCTCTCCGGCGAAGGCGCCTTTCTCGAATCTCTGGGCGTAGAAATCCGGTACGGTGTCTCAATTGGAAGGGACATGACGATCGGCGAGCTTATGCGCGAGTTTAACGCGGTATTCATCGGCGTGGGCGCGCACGGGAGTTCGCCCATGGGCGTCGAAGGCGAGGACAAGGGTTACAGGGGATTTATTGCCGGCGTCAAATATCTTCTCGATATCAACACGGGCAAAGACCCGTACCCGGAAGGAAAGAAAGTCGTTGTGGTCGGCGGAGGTAACGTGGCCATGGACTGCGTCAGGTCCTCCTTCAGGGTTGGCAAGCCGGATGTACACCTCGTCTACCGAAGGACAAAGAAAGAGATGCCCGCAGACCCAGTAGAGATTCACGAGGCGGAGGAAGAGGGCGTTGAGTTCCATTACCTCTGTAATCCCAAGCGGATCATCGAGAAAGACGGACGAGTCGTCGGCGTGGAATGCATCCGCATGGAGCTCGGCGAACCGGATGCGAGCGGCCGGAGAAGACCGGTGCCGGTACCCGATTCTGAATTCGTCATGGAGACCGATATTCTCATACCCGCCATCGGACAGGTGGTCGATTTTTCCTTCCTTGAAAAAGAAGAGTCCTTCGCGTTCACCAAATGGAATACTTTTAAGGTCGATCAGGAGACCTTCGAGACGTCCGTAAAAGGGGTTTTTTCCGCCGGTGACTGCGAAACCGGCCCGGATGTGCTTGTGCGCGCCTGCGGCAACGGCAAGAGGGCGGCATGGAAGATCGATGAATATCTGCGAGGAGATACGCCAAGACCCCGTACGAGCGAGCGATTCGTACGTTTCTTTGCAGACATCAAGGTCTATGACAAAAAGGAAAAGCTCGGCATTGTGGGCGACAAGAAGAGACTTCATCTCAAGGCCATGGAGCCCGAAAAGAGGAAATGGACCTTCGATGAAGTCGAAGAAGGATATAAAGTAAACGAGGCAATGGACGAGGCATCGCGCTGTCTTCGCTGTTACAGGATAGGCATGATCGCGCTTTGAAAAAGGGAAACTGCATGATAACGCTCACCATAGACGGCAAAGAGGTACGGACTCAGGAAGGGAAAACCATACTGGAGGCGGCACGGGAGAACGGCATCACCATACCCACGCTGTGCTGGCATAAAAACCTCTCCCCCATCGGTTCGTGCAGGCTTTGCATTGTGGAGATCGACGGATATGAGAAGCCCATGGCTTCCTGCACTACCACCGTAGTGGAAGGCCTTTCGATTATTACCAAATCCGAAAAGCTCTTCAGGATGCGGCAGGAATACCTCAAGTTCCTGCTTATCCATCATCCTCTCGAGTGCCCCATATGCGACGCGGGCGGCGAGTGCAGGCTTCAGGATTGCACCTTCGACCACAGCATCGAGAAAGTCGATCTTGCCGCCGATAAAGAGGCTCGTCAGGCGGTACCCTATGCCACACCGCTTATCCGGTATTCGCAGGAAAGATGCGTGCTCTGCCTTCGCTGCGTTCACGCGTGCAGGGAAATCTCCGGAAGAGGGGTACTGGCCCTGGAAGAGACAGGGATCAGGGCAAGGATGATGCCGGCGAGACCCGAGGAGTGCATCTCCTGTGGCGAGTGTCTTTTTGTCTGTCCGGTGGGTGCGCTCACGGAACAGGTAAGTCCGCTCAAAAGCAGGAAGTGGCAGACCAGGCGAAAGGCCACGACCTGTCCTCATTGCGGTTTCGGATGTTCCGTCACCCTGGACGTTTACGAGAACAGGTTCATCACCAAGGTAATAAGCGATGTGGAGAGACCTCCCAATATGGGATCGCTCTGCGTCATGGGGAGGTTTGGCTACGATTTTGCCAACCACCAGGCGCGCGTCGCTAAACCCCTGCTCAAAGAAAATGAAGATGCGCGCCCGTGTGAGCTTACGGATGCCGTGGAGGCTGTGGCCGCAGGACTAACCCGTCTTAACAGGGCGGGAAAGCGGACGGGTTTTATCGTCTCTCCGAGGGCCACGAACGAAGAGATCGAGACGATTCTGCAGATCGCGGGGTGTTTCCCCATGAGTGTCACGGCGTCTGCCGGACTGTATCATACGGGAAAGGTCCTTTCCGCCTTCCGTGAATCCGGAATTCCTGTGACCTATCGTTATGACGATCTGCTCGACAGCGACCTCGCCGTGGTGGCGGGTGCGGACCTGCTTGCCAATAATCACCTCCTTGCCGATAAGGTTCGTGAGGCAGTGAAGAAGAGGGGCCTTCGGATTGCTGTTATCGATCCGCTTCCTGCAAGTCTTACAAGGATTGCCGACGTCTGGCTTAAGCCGTCTCCCGGAACAGATTCCTCTCTCTTTAACGCCGTTAGTAGGAAGCTTGTTGCCGATAATCTTGATCACCCCCAGGCGGCCACCCTGGAAGGGTTTTCCGAACTGGCGTCCATACTCAAAGAGAGCGGAAAAGATGAGGCCCTGAAAGAGTGCGCCATCGAAGAGGCCGGCTTTGACAGGTTCTATGCCCTTTTTTCCAAGGCCGAAAAGGTCGCCGTCATCGTAGGGTCCGGAGTGAGCGGGGCGAGCGATAGCCTTGCCGCGCTTATCAATCTGTGCCATCTCAAAGGCATCGGAGAAAAAGTCGTTGTCATGGCCACGGCCATACAATCTAACGCGGTCGGCGCCATGTCGATCCTCATTAACCCTCTCACCCCTGAGAATGTCCTCAATGACTTAAGTATAGGCGGCCTGTTCATCTACGAGGATGATCCGTTTCATTACCTGCCGGGATCACTCGTGGAAAAAGCGCTCAAACAGAAAGACTTCATTGCGGTCTGCGATGCCGTTCCCACCTACGTGTCGGATTATGCCAAGGTGCTGATACCGACCGGAACATTCGCGGAAAAACAAGGCAGTTCAATCGCCCAGGATGGGTTTTTGCGCACCATTACACGGGCCCGGGGGGATTCGTCCCCGGGGTTCGAGTTCTTGAAAATGCTTCTCAACAAACTCTGCGGTGGCCTCTACCACAGCGAGGCCGAAGCGATGACCGGTATACGCAAAAGAGGGATTGTGGCGGGTGACGAGGCTCAAGGAGAAAGATTGTCCGAGAGAACTACCGGTGCGCGCTTTCTTATTCCCCAAGAGAAGAAAGAGGTCTCAACCAAACGGCCTTTCACTCTTATTATCAGAAATCTCCTGCAGAACCATCATTTCTGCGACAAGGCGATCTACTCAAAAATCGCATACGTAAATAACCCGCCCGTAGCGGGCAATAAGCTCTATATCTCGCGTCAGGACGCCGATTCATTGAACATCTTGAACGGCGATAAGGTGACGGTGGAATCAGATCAGGGTTCCACTGTGGAGCGTATTTTCATCAAAGAAGGCCTCAAAAAGGGTGTCATCGAATATATGATGTTGAAGAACAGGCGGGAGATACTTGGGCTTTTCGAGAAATACGCAAAGCATGTGCCGGTCACGATAAAAAAGGGTTAGGACATGGAGCAGGCATACATATTGATTGAGATTATCATCAAAATTGTTCTGGCGACCCTTATTCTCATGGGTTTCGTGGCCTACACCACACTTTTGGAGAGGAAGGCGCTCGGGTGGATACAGGTGCGCATAGGCCCCAACAGGGTCGGTCCATGGGGTCTCTTACAGCCGATTGCGGACGGCATAAAATCCTTCTTCAAGGAAGACATCATACCTGACCAGGCTGATAAACCGCTCTACGTCATTGCCCCAGGCATCTGCCTCTTCACCGCTCTGTCCATGTTCGCGGTGGTCCCCTTTGGCGGAACGATCGTGATGTGGGGCAGACAGGTCAAAATGGTAATTGCCGACATCGATGCGGGACTTCTCTACGTGCTCGCGCTTGCCACACTCGGCGAGTACGGCGTGGTTCTCGGCGGCTGGGCCTCGGGCAGCAAATATGGGGTCCTGGGAGCGTTGAGGGCCGCTGCACAGATGATAAGCTACGAAGTCGCCCTCGGTCTCGCCGTCATCGGCACCATCATCCTGGCCGGATCGCTCCGACTTACCGACATCGTCGCGGCGCAGCAGGGTTCCTGGCATTCGTGGTTCGTCTGGAAATATCCGTTCGGTTTCATCTTCTATATTGTGGCCGGGCTTGCTGAAATAAACAGGACGCCTTTCGACATGCCCGAGTCGGAAAGCGAGCTCGCCTGCGGTTTCAATATCGAATACAGCAGCATGAAGTTCGCCACCTTCATGATTGCCGAGTATGCCCATATGTTCGTGGTGGCCTCGGTGGCGACCACGCTCTTTTTGGGCGGCTCCCTGGGGCCGGGGCCCATCTATCTCGGTCCTCTCTGGTTCTTGATCAAGGTCTTTGTGATCATCTTCTTCTTTATCTGGGAACGTGGCACGTTCCCCCGCTTAAGATACGATCATATCATGCACTTCGGATGGAAGGTGCTCTTGCCCGCTACCCTGATCAACGTGGTGGGCACGTCCCTTCTTGTTGCGCTGGGGGTGCTTTGATGATTTGGCCGCTACTGAAAGGATTGGCCCTTACGTTGCGGAGATTTTTCTCCCGGCCCGTT harbors:
- the thiC gene encoding phosphomethylpyrimidine synthase ThiC, which encodes MKNQLIKARQGKFTREMKRVAGDEGIEITQLRDSIAQGKAAILANNRRKNFIPKGVGKGLCVKVNANIGTSPERVRIKDELTKLKMACDAGADALMDLSTGGNLDEIRKIVLAEAPIPVGTVPIYQAAVETVKKKKPVTRMDPGHIFDVIEKHGADGVDFVTVHCGVTQNSLNRLKKQGRITDIVSRGGAFLAEWMIVNKKENPLYEQFDRLVDIAKKYDMTLSLGDGLRPGSIADATDRGQIEELVILGELCQAALNEGVQVMIEGPGHVPINQIETNMVLQKKLCNEAPFYVLGPIVTDIAPGYDHITSAIGGALAGYFGADFLCYVTPSEHLGLPSAEDVWDGVMVTKIAAHAADVARGNEKAFARDRAMSTYRKALNWEGQIKCAIDPEKIRRFRKERNLRDDVCSMCGEFCSMKRMKDYLKK
- a CDS encoding hydroxymethylpyrimidine/phosphomethylpyrimidine kinase — protein: MAVGKVYMKNILTVAGYDPSSGAGIVRDMDTFFSLGMHGLSAPTCSVVQGPGGVVALNPTPGKLFKEIIAIVGKEIPLHGIKVGVACDAYYVREIVHIVKLKRIPLVIDPVITAKNGLRLITDAGLGTMIARLFPLATVVTPNIDEASLISGMKITKEEHMEEAARAILEKGPKAVVVKGGHLRGDPVDIFFDGEELVRWKRRRLKRVIHGTGCSFSASMISCLVAGCSPKDAFFASEKLMHEMLKESYRIDKQGYFYISTGIMNHIKLRERTGTKRP
- a CDS encoding DedA family protein; the encoded protein is MEGYIAHYGYIGIAIGTFLEGETTVLLGGIFSKLGYMHICMVMLYAFAGTFIGDCTFFTIGRFFGKKIIERFAFIRSKTALANKVIKKYGNFIIFIIRFLVGIRVVVLILLGCTNVKMRKFVLFNIINSIVWSIIVSLIGYAFGQFIFVFVSDIRKYESTIIPLVMVCVITLILVYRHVVRKKEQKTYGNE
- a CDS encoding lytic transglycosylase domain-containing protein; translation: MADKREPISLACWRWRTVLLLPILLGILCAPPVFVSCSDAQVLTKKPAPIEKRVADVEKDVLRLDRQVNLFNLDALPDYLMLCDKKVPIINEDVRERFERELFQLLENRGLLTIIVKRYFKYLPTIDEEIEKMSLPPDLVYLAVTESYLNPRSISSANAAGMWQFIKETGQKEGLYINDNIDERYNIKTSTRSALAHLKKLYDEFNDWFIAMAAYNAGAARLREAIENQNTRDFFDLYLPEETERYVFRVMALKEIISNRERYGINIDDKELYKPVNLQEVTLELDKEIHSNILAKAMEVSYRTFKLYNLQIRKYKMPKGIYRINVPAEKKDLFLKHLKGMSYITVFVEPR
- a CDS encoding NADH-quinone oxidoreductase subunit A — encoded protein: MFQYVAIFGMMCFAAILAVLIIGLSYVFGQRTRNKTKLAPYECGMTTSGPTRRIMTIRYYIVAMLFLVFDIEIVFLYPWAVITRRLGLFGFLEMLVFVFILFVGYLYVWKKGALEWE
- a CDS encoding NADH-quinone oxidoreductase subunit B family protein, which produces MGIEDSVPVKMVDFIINWARKNSLFPVTFGLACCALEMMVASSAEYDIARFGAEVFRPSPRQSDLMIVAGTLTKKMAPMVKRIYEQMPNPKWVIAFGACASSGGIFRSYSVVQGVDQIVPVDVYIPGCPPRPEALLTGLMELQKKIQKETIKDRPLITLPGKTA
- a CDS encoding NADH-quinone oxidoreductase subunit C, coding for MSEQQELLKTLSDRFGQKISEAYLSFGEPVVKVGRDSLRDLISFLKNDPGLSFDMLVDLFGVDYPEAEPRFEIVYILRSTRNNKRVTIKTRTRQTGMDTVSDLFKAAEWLEREIYDMFGVQFVNHPDLRRIYTDDDFEGHPLRKDFPLQGRDYDKPFTVTLEEERSK
- the nuoD gene encoding NADH dehydrogenase (quinone) subunit D, yielding MTETKYMTLNMGPQHPATHGVLRFALELDGETVVKSTPHIGYLHRGVEKLMESKTYWQSEPLTDRLDYTSGMSNNLAYCLAVEKLLGIEIPKRAQYIRVMLSELQRIAAHILWLSTHALDIGAMTLFFYGFRERENCLKVLETVSGARLMPDYIRFGGLREDLPDEFMEKARIFIDDFPRRVDEYETLLTKNIIWIKRTQGIGLISAQEAINYSVTGPVLRASGVNYDVRKAYPYSSYEDFDFEIPLGDKGDVYDRYLVRLKEMRQSARIVTQALDHLPKGPVRAPDLKHVPPEKESVKNDMAALIRHFKLMADGVEPPKTEAYASIESSKGELGFYIISDGTNRPYRVRIRPPSFLNLASIPRMIEGALVADVIAAIGSVDVVLGEIDK
- a CDS encoding FAD-dependent oxidoreductase; amino-acid sequence: MADVIFSSWQGTIIDNRGKASNECAPLQVKLPDEFEKGVSVKAFMGWDGIIIRDEAVDIVDMCLKYVSAVQKESCGRCLPCRIGSKVIWNMLKEIASGQGGVGHIEKISQIAATIRDGSKCQIGQTGFVPVLHALQYFAPRFESALGSGQAAREGTYQISVTAPCMSVCPTQLNIPRYVEDIYEERFSDSLATIRSGTCLAGTLGRVCVRPCESNCRRANIDEPVAIKHLKRFAADYEIEKNVKPSLARSSAEDAPKSSKKVAVIGAGPAGLSCAYYLVQMGHAVTVFERLSEPGGMAAVGIPDYRLPRSILSGEGAFLESLGVEIRYGVSIGRDMTIGELMREFNAVFIGVGAHGSSPMGVEGEDKGYRGFIAGVKYLLDINTGKDPYPEGKKVVVVGGGNVAMDCVRSSFRVGKPDVHLVYRRTKKEMPADPVEIHEAEEEGVEFHYLCNPKRIIEKDGRVVGVECIRMELGEPDASGRRRPVPVPDSEFVMETDILIPAIGQVVDFSFLEKEESFAFTKWNTFKVDQETFETSVKGVFSAGDCETGPDVLVRACGNGKRAAWKIDEYLRGDTPRPRTSERFVRFFADIKVYDKKEKLGIVGDKKRLHLKAMEPEKRKWTFDEVEEGYKVNEAMDEASRCLRCYRIGMIAL